Proteins from one Aquila chrysaetos chrysaetos chromosome 5, bAquChr1.4, whole genome shotgun sequence genomic window:
- the SLC16A6 gene encoding monocarboxylate transporter 7 isoform X3, whose translation MAGGVLISTGMVIASFARTVVDMYVTIGVISGLGYCLSFLPTVTILSQYFDKRRSLVTAVASTGECFAVFSFAPAITALKEQIGWRYSLLSVGVLQLSIVVCGSLLRPIIIKEQEEVKVQPPEEPTETKYMLENEQTRTSIESIDSGVEITTSPSNVPGNTKAEPKSDEPKEHVQILVENNSTPPEPKTKLLDFSVMRDYSFICYAFFGLFATLGFFAPSLYIIPLSLSLGISKDHSAYILSAMAIAEVFGRISAGWVLNKKPIRKIYIELICVVLLSVALFAFPFASEFWGLMTCSIFFGFMLGTVAGTHIPLLAEDDVVGIAKMSSAAGVYVFIQSLAGLAGPPLAGVLVDTTQNYSSAFYSCAAGMVLGAVFLSLVRPCKAGLCHRQQQCAEESAAEVVPDLPDDFIEMDIGKAENSGKGCDGVA comes from the exons ATGGCTGGAGGGGTGCTGATCAGCACCGGCATGGTCATTGCCTCCTTCGCCCGCACTGTTGTGGACATGTATGTCACCATTGGCGTCATCTCTG GCCTTGGATACTGCCTCTCTTTCCTCCCGACTGTCACCATTTTATCACAGTATTTTGACAAAAGACGTTCGCTGGTCACAGCAGTGGCATCTACAGGGGAATGTTTTGCTGTCTTCTCCTTTGCACCAG CAATTACTGCTTTGAAGGAGCAGATTGGCTGGAGATACAGCCTCCTTTCTGTTGGGGTGCTACAGCTAAGCATCGTCGTCTGTGGATCACTGCTGCGACCCATTATCatcaaagagcaagaagaaGTGAAAGTGCAGCCTCCAGAAGAGCCCACGGAGACAAAGTATATGCTTGAAAACGAGCAAACGCGCACCTCAATAGAGTCCATAGACTCAGGAGTAGAAATAACTACCTCACCCAGCAATGTGCCTGGAAACACCAAAGCAGAGCCGAAAAGTGACGAACCAAAGGAACACGTACAGATACTTGTTGAAAATAACAGCACCCCTCCAGaaccaaaaaccaaactacTGGACTTCTCTGTGATGAGAGACTATAGCTTTATCTGTTATGCATTCTTTGGCCTGTTCGCTACCCTGGGCTTCTTCGCTCCTTCCCTCTACATCATTCCCCTGAGTCTCAGCCTTGGCATCAGCAAAGACCACTCTGCATACATACTGTCAGCCATGGCAATCGCAGAGGTCTTTGGAAGAATTTCAGCTGGCTGGGTTCTCAACAAAAAGCCTATCCGCAAGATCTACATCGAACTCATCTGCGTTGTTCTGCTGTCTGTAGCGCTGTTTGCCTTCCCTTTTGCCTCTGAATTCTGGGGCTTGATGACATGTAGCATATTTTTTGGGTTCATGCTCGGAACGGTAGCGGGCACGCATATTCCCCTCCTGGCAGAAGACGACGTGGTTGGCATTGCAAAAATGTCTTCTGCGGCTGGAGTCTACGTCTTCATTCAAAGCTTAGCTGGGTTGGCTGGACCACCCCTTGCAG GTGTCTTAGTGGATACGACACAGAACTACAGCTCAGCCTTTTactcctgtgctgctggcatggTCCTGGGTGCTGTGTTTCTGTCCCTGGTGAGACCGTGCAAGGCTGGGCTGTGCCACCGCCAGCAGCAGTGCGCAGAGGAGAGCGCGGCGGAGGTCGTACCAGACTTACCAGATGACTTTATTGAAATGGAtattggaaaagcagaaaattcaggaaaaggCTGTGATGGTGTGGCataa
- the SLC16A6 gene encoding monocarboxylate transporter 7 isoform X2 — protein sequence MTVKAVKMPCTAPNVYTKVPDGGWGWTIAFAFFFVEALTYGIIKSFGVFFNDLMESFDETNSRISWIISICVFVQTFTAPLSTVLSNRFGHRFVVMAGGVLISTGMVIASFARTVVDMYVTIGVISGLGYCLSFLPTVTILSQYFDKRRSLVTAVASTGECFAVFSFAPAITALKEQIGWRYSLLSVGVLQLSIVVCGSLLRPIIIKEQEEVKVQPPEEPTETKYMLENEQTRTSIESIDSGVEITTSPSNVPGNTKAEPKSDEPKEHVQILVENNSTPPEPKTKLLDFSVMRDYSFICYAFFGLFATLGFFAPSLYIIPLSLSLGISKDHSAYILSAMAIAEVFGRISAGWVLNKKPIRKIYIELICVVLLSVALFAFPFASEFWGLMTCSIFFGFMLGTVAGTHIPLLAEDDVVGIAKMSSAAGVYVFIQSLAGLAGPPLAGVLVDTTQNYSSAFYSCAAGMVLGAVFLSLVRPCKAGLCHRQQQCAEESAAEVVPDLPDDFIEMDIGKAENSGKGCDGVA from the exons ATGACTGTCAAAGCTGTAAAAATGCCGTGCACTGCTCCAAATGTTTATACTAAAGTGCCTGACGGAGGATGGGGTTGGAcaattgcttttgctttcttctttgtggAGGCTCTAACATACGGCATTATAAAATCGTTTGGTGTCTTTTTTAATGACCTGATGGAAAGCTTTGACGAAACCAACAGCAGAATATCCTGGATAATATCCATATGTGTGTTTGTACAGACCTTCACAG CTCCTCTGTCGACGGTCCTCAGCAATCGCTTTGGTCACCGCTTCGTGGTGATGGCTGGAGGGGTGCTGATCAGCACCGGCATGGTCATTGCCTCCTTCGCCCGCACTGTTGTGGACATGTATGTCACCATTGGCGTCATCTCTG GCCTTGGATACTGCCTCTCTTTCCTCCCGACTGTCACCATTTTATCACAGTATTTTGACAAAAGACGTTCGCTGGTCACAGCAGTGGCATCTACAGGGGAATGTTTTGCTGTCTTCTCCTTTGCACCAG CAATTACTGCTTTGAAGGAGCAGATTGGCTGGAGATACAGCCTCCTTTCTGTTGGGGTGCTACAGCTAAGCATCGTCGTCTGTGGATCACTGCTGCGACCCATTATCatcaaagagcaagaagaaGTGAAAGTGCAGCCTCCAGAAGAGCCCACGGAGACAAAGTATATGCTTGAAAACGAGCAAACGCGCACCTCAATAGAGTCCATAGACTCAGGAGTAGAAATAACTACCTCACCCAGCAATGTGCCTGGAAACACCAAAGCAGAGCCGAAAAGTGACGAACCAAAGGAACACGTACAGATACTTGTTGAAAATAACAGCACCCCTCCAGaaccaaaaaccaaactacTGGACTTCTCTGTGATGAGAGACTATAGCTTTATCTGTTATGCATTCTTTGGCCTGTTCGCTACCCTGGGCTTCTTCGCTCCTTCCCTCTACATCATTCCCCTGAGTCTCAGCCTTGGCATCAGCAAAGACCACTCTGCATACATACTGTCAGCCATGGCAATCGCAGAGGTCTTTGGAAGAATTTCAGCTGGCTGGGTTCTCAACAAAAAGCCTATCCGCAAGATCTACATCGAACTCATCTGCGTTGTTCTGCTGTCTGTAGCGCTGTTTGCCTTCCCTTTTGCCTCTGAATTCTGGGGCTTGATGACATGTAGCATATTTTTTGGGTTCATGCTCGGAACGGTAGCGGGCACGCATATTCCCCTCCTGGCAGAAGACGACGTGGTTGGCATTGCAAAAATGTCTTCTGCGGCTGGAGTCTACGTCTTCATTCAAAGCTTAGCTGGGTTGGCTGGACCACCCCTTGCAG GTGTCTTAGTGGATACGACACAGAACTACAGCTCAGCCTTTTactcctgtgctgctggcatggTCCTGGGTGCTGTGTTTCTGTCCCTGGTGAGACCGTGCAAGGCTGGGCTGTGCCACCGCCAGCAGCAGTGCGCAGAGGAGAGCGCGGCGGAGGTCGTACCAGACTTACCAGATGACTTTATTGAAATGGAtattggaaaagcagaaaattcaggaaaaggCTGTGATGGTGTGGCataa
- the SLC16A6 gene encoding monocarboxylate transporter 7 isoform X1 produces MSPLASSLGDLLSWPKCYCNLATGKADLTCSCIGVSPSLTCCYGNFWHLFTGLGYCLSFLPTVTILSQYFDKRRSLVTAVASTGECFAVFSFAPAITALKEQIGWRYSLLSVGVLQLSIVVCGSLLRPIIIKEQEEVKVQPPEEPTETKYMLENEQTRTSIESIDSGVEITTSPSNVPGNTKAEPKSDEPKEHVQILVENNSTPPEPKTKLLDFSVMRDYSFICYAFFGLFATLGFFAPSLYIIPLSLSLGISKDHSAYILSAMAIAEVFGRISAGWVLNKKPIRKIYIELICVVLLSVALFAFPFASEFWGLMTCSIFFGFMLGTVAGTHIPLLAEDDVVGIAKMSSAAGVYVFIQSLAGLAGPPLAGVLVDTTQNYSSAFYSCAAGMVLGAVFLSLVRPCKAGLCHRQQQCAEESAAEVVPDLPDDFIEMDIGKAENSGKGCDGVA; encoded by the exons ATGTCACCATTGGCGTCATCTCTG GGTGACTTGCTGAGTTGGCCGAAATGCTACTGTAATCTCGCCACTGGGAAAGCTGACTTAACGTGTTCTTGCATCGGTGTTTCCCCCTCCCTTACTTGTTGTTATGGCAATTTTTGGCATTTATTCACAGGCCTTGGATACTGCCTCTCTTTCCTCCCGACTGTCACCATTTTATCACAGTATTTTGACAAAAGACGTTCGCTGGTCACAGCAGTGGCATCTACAGGGGAATGTTTTGCTGTCTTCTCCTTTGCACCAG CAATTACTGCTTTGAAGGAGCAGATTGGCTGGAGATACAGCCTCCTTTCTGTTGGGGTGCTACAGCTAAGCATCGTCGTCTGTGGATCACTGCTGCGACCCATTATCatcaaagagcaagaagaaGTGAAAGTGCAGCCTCCAGAAGAGCCCACGGAGACAAAGTATATGCTTGAAAACGAGCAAACGCGCACCTCAATAGAGTCCATAGACTCAGGAGTAGAAATAACTACCTCACCCAGCAATGTGCCTGGAAACACCAAAGCAGAGCCGAAAAGTGACGAACCAAAGGAACACGTACAGATACTTGTTGAAAATAACAGCACCCCTCCAGaaccaaaaaccaaactacTGGACTTCTCTGTGATGAGAGACTATAGCTTTATCTGTTATGCATTCTTTGGCCTGTTCGCTACCCTGGGCTTCTTCGCTCCTTCCCTCTACATCATTCCCCTGAGTCTCAGCCTTGGCATCAGCAAAGACCACTCTGCATACATACTGTCAGCCATGGCAATCGCAGAGGTCTTTGGAAGAATTTCAGCTGGCTGGGTTCTCAACAAAAAGCCTATCCGCAAGATCTACATCGAACTCATCTGCGTTGTTCTGCTGTCTGTAGCGCTGTTTGCCTTCCCTTTTGCCTCTGAATTCTGGGGCTTGATGACATGTAGCATATTTTTTGGGTTCATGCTCGGAACGGTAGCGGGCACGCATATTCCCCTCCTGGCAGAAGACGACGTGGTTGGCATTGCAAAAATGTCTTCTGCGGCTGGAGTCTACGTCTTCATTCAAAGCTTAGCTGGGTTGGCTGGACCACCCCTTGCAG GTGTCTTAGTGGATACGACACAGAACTACAGCTCAGCCTTTTactcctgtgctgctggcatggTCCTGGGTGCTGTGTTTCTGTCCCTGGTGAGACCGTGCAAGGCTGGGCTGTGCCACCGCCAGCAGCAGTGCGCAGAGGAGAGCGCGGCGGAGGTCGTACCAGACTTACCAGATGACTTTATTGAAATGGAtattggaaaagcagaaaattcaggaaaaggCTGTGATGGTGTGGCataa